One Manihot esculenta cultivar AM560-2 chromosome 6, M.esculenta_v8, whole genome shotgun sequence DNA segment encodes these proteins:
- the LOC110617172 gene encoding BTB/POZ domain-containing protein At2g24240, producing MKLPKDRIRFNVGGRIFETTSTTLANAGRNSFFGAFFDDNWALKQSINDPNPGSEFYIDRNPACFSVLLDLLRTGDLHIPSHVPERLLYREASFYGLLDHVRSAKWGPFDGNRLRHSRSVPGRAPGDGTAIRAGPDGGCCVAHGSMVHVYDWMMEEHPPINLDYQRVNDVTWVDSENVILSACERLGRGDGGMGLFSKSTGELRYKFQVCHENQVKSYTAGALSTSSDYRIFSSCRGRSNEYGIGVWDQITGKQIDFFYENSGWSLGDADKLQWLNGSNCLLVATLFPRKDNCYISLLDFRQKRMVWSWSDIGAPITVDEKRVRDAIAMEDCNAICVVNEYEDLGFMDLRMTGGSVRWSSRSRLMKGKMPDEPCYPKLALHEGQLFSSMDDCISVFCGPDWVLTSRLRQSHGGSICDFSIGGDRLFALHSEENVFDVWETPPPPIL from the coding sequence ATGAAGCTTCCAAAAGACAGAATCCGATTCAATGTCGGAGGCAGAATCTTTGAGACAACCTCCACGACCTTAGCTAATGCCGGAAGAAACTCTTTTTTCGGTGCATTTTTTGACGACAATTGGGCTTTAAAACAATCCATCAATGACCCCAATCCTGGCAGTGAATTCTACATCGATCGAAACCCAGCTTGTTTCAGTGTCCTCCTCGATCTTCTTCGCACCGGCGATCTCCACATCCCTTCCCACGTCCCAGAAAGACTCCTCTACCGAGAGGCGTCATTTTACGGCCTCTTGGACCATGTCAGATCGGCCAAATGGGGTCCATTTGATGGAAACAGACTCCGGCATTCTCGATCTGTCCCCGGACGGGCACCAGGGGATGGCACAGCAATTCGTGCTGGGCCAGATGGTGGGTGCTGTGTGGCTCATGGAAGTATGGTGCATGTTTATGATTGGATGATGGAAGAGCACCCACCAATCAATCTTGATTACCAGAGAGTGAATGATGTTACTTGGGTTGATTCTGAGAATGTGATTCTCAGCGCCTGTGAGAGATTAGGCCGTGGAGATGGAGGAATGGGGCTGTTCAGTAAGAGTACAGGGGAACTGAGGTATAAGTTTCAGGTCTGCCATGAGAATCAAGTGAAAAGCTATACTGCTGGGGCTTTGAGCACAAGCTCTGATTATAGAATTTTTAGTAGCTGTAGAGGGAGGAGCAATGAGTATGGAATTGGAGTATGGGATCAAATTACTGGTAAACAGATTGATTTCTTTTATGAGAATTCAGGTTGGTCATTAGGTGATGCTGATAAATTGCAGTGGTTGAATGGAAGCAATTGCTTGTTGGTGGCTACTTTGTTTCCTAGAAAGGACAACTGTTATATTAGCTTGTTGGATTTTAGACAAAAGAGGATGGTGTGGTCTTGGTCTGATATTGGTGCTCCGATAACTGTGGATGAGAAAAGGGTTCGTGATGCAATTGCTATGGAGGATTGTAATGCTATTTGTGTGGTGAATGAGTATGAGGATTTAGGGTTTATGGATTTGAGGATGACCGGAGGGAGCGTGAGATGGAGTTCCAGGAGTCGATTGATGAAGGGAAAGATGCCTGATGAGCCTTGTTATCCAAAACTGGCATTACATGAAGGGCAGTTGTTTTCATCAATGGATGATTGTATCTCTGTGTTCTGTGGTCCTGACTGGGTTTTAACATCCCGGCTTCGACAGAGTCATGGAGGTTCAATTTGTGATTTCTCAATTGGTGGGGATAGACTCTTTGCACTTCACAGTGAGGAAAATGTGTTTGATGTATGGGAGACTCCACCTCCACCAATATTATGA